In Trichomycterus rosablanca isolate fTriRos1 chromosome 25, fTriRos1.hap1, whole genome shotgun sequence, the sequence ACTGTGGAGGTAAGTCCATGacagtttgaagttcttatGTCTTCAACCAACAATGTTGGCtctatgtttttggttggagcacCATCCTCCTCCCAGAAgggtttcttcatgtcttttggTTTCTTCATGTCatgtcctctgaccactgtctgtgggtactcaccacagcTCCCTGTGAGCTGCCGTTGCTGTTTTAGAGGTACTTCAAGCCTGTTGTAACCACCATCATATCCCTGAACCTCACATGCACCAGTGCCAGGCGTTGGCATGCATATTTTTGGTGGGAGGTCTTGAGGTTTTGGTTGAACAGTATATAAATGCTTAACATACACAATAAGCCCAAAGTAAAACCTTTATCTAATTACTGAGTTTGAGTATTTTAACCACACAGAAAAATCTagtatgtaaaaaaattaatgtgcTTTTTGTGCTGTGGCAACAGTCTGGGGAAGGTCCTGTTCGGTTCTAGTAGGATTGTGCCAAATTTTAATGAATGAGCAAGTGTTTATCAGACATTTctacaacaaataaatacaaaacgaATCAGAATAGATGTTCTTATAACAACACTGAGTTTTTTGCTTTTTCGCAACAACAAcggctaaataaaataaaaacatgatgctTTTATCTTATTGTGCAGGGTTAAATATGTAacgcatttaaagtattcttcttatttatttatttctacattattTACATGGTCCGAATTCTGCGGTTCCTTTCACACCCCAAAAACGCCTGTAGGTGAACCTGAGTAAGACCTTGATTCAGAGTTGTTCATAAGAGTCGATTCGCTTGTCGGAATTCCACAAATGAGTCTCTCGCCGCAGAACCGCACCGCAGCACCGCGCTCCTGATCCCcggatttctttctttcttcttgcGGATTAAACACATTAACAGCAAACAACAATGTAAACAGAGCTACATTTACACTTTcttttggaaaagctgatttttgGAGCTACTGTTCTGGGTGTTTGACTGAAGGAGCTCCGGGAAACGATCGTGGTCAGGACTGTCCGGTCAGGAATGGATTTTTCACTGAGACGGattaaaatcataaaataaatgaaacaaatggAAGTAAAACGCGGATAATTAGCTGGACACGGATGGAATTATGCTTTTCTTTTACTGCAGAATGAGACGGTCTTAGAATTCAGCATCATTTAATTGacaggccagtgatagctcagtggttaaggtcctggactagtaaacagaaggttgccggttcaagccccgccaccactgttgggtccctgggtccttaaccctcaattgctcattgtgtaagtcgctttggataaaagcgtctgccaaatgctgaaaatgtaaatgtaaatagaactCTTAATGACTCGTTATAGAGTCGGTTTTCCTGTAGAGAGTTGAATGAGGAGTTGACGAATCTCAATCGCGAACAGCGCGGCTAAGATTGTAAATGcagtatgtattttattttatttgtgataTTTGTTATAAGGAGGTTGTTGTATTATTTGTTGAAACTCACGGTTACTAACAGTGTTCATTATTTAGTCTCGCAATTATTCAATCAGCAGCAGAGATTTATTCGGATTTTATTTGACTCAGGTTTAAACTATACTACAATAACGTCCTATAAATCTGTAAATATATAGTTTTGAtgaaatgttaaatgtaaatgttatagtgTAGAATTTGCCTTAATCAGTACAACCGATTTGCTTCTACATCAAAAGCCTCTTTTTATTAGAAAGAATCGATTCAGTGAACAGAATAGTTTACGCTTCTTTTTCTATTGACGATAAAGAGTCGTTTTAACTCAAACCGGTTGATTCACGatcaaaagtaaataaactaaatcGTTCCAAGTTCACTCACAGATGTGTTTTTATATGCAAACCTAGTTGTTATTACAATTAATTGGTATTATTATACAGTAGGAACAATTTGAACAGTCAAACTAGTAAAAAATGTATGAATTTGCCtttgttattatgttattttaaaaggtttatatatatataaagaagacTGAGTACAGTAAAAGAAGTGACACTAATGTTTAATTTAGAATTTATACACGAATTATATAGTATAATTACAGAATCATTAgatttataaacatttacatttatacatataacaCTCGGTTCTTATTAAACTTTTCTTAAAGTGAATCGAAAATCGCATCTGAATTTTCCCCAAACTTTTTCTTTCATGGATGAATTTGACTCGATCCTTTTTTACTGAGAATCTTTGTTCTGGCTTGTATAGACCTGCTTGATTTACAACAGCTTATAAGTAATTAGACACGTTATTAAGAATTTAACTCATGAATtgtattaaatgtgtttattttatttcattctaaCTATTTATTAACTTcaacaacagtaataaaacTGGATTTTTGATTAATGTCTATTATTACATTTCTCAATAATTTTTATCAGGAATAAGAATTCTGTACACCGTTCTGAGTGATTCACCTGTTAAAAGGAGTCGATTCACTCCGGTCTGAATGGCCACAATGATGTAGACAGATAGGGAATGGGGCAGCTCTCAGGGTGGCTATAAAAGGCTGGAGAACCAAACAGCTTCTGTCAGAGCTTCACAACAACACAGTTTTCTCAAGAACTTGGACAAGAACCTTCTGAGGAATCATGTCTCACGGCTGGGGTTACAGCACCCATGATGGTAAGACCTGATCTACTGCTAATGCATCAATGTCAGCTGCAGTTAAAAATGGGTGAAATTTCACCAcattttactgcttttaatCAATATTAAGAGTTTCCTTATTACACACAATCATTTATTTCTCTGTGACAGGATGTCAGGACATTTTACCTCCTTCAGAATGACAGCAGCGTTTAGTTTTGAGAAGTTTTAAGTAGAATTGCATAGAAAGAAAACAAGCCTGTTGGATTtgtatcattttttaaattacacacAGTTTTAAAATGAAGGCATAATTGCAACGCAGCTCTAAATTAAGGGTTTTAAGTTAAAGTAGCAGTTACAATTACTTTTCTAACTTTTTCTTTAACAAGGATGCAGTAAAACAATGAAATTTGGCTGGAATAATgataaatatagtaataatgatactgaaaataacaaaaaatattattatttaatttattattattattgttgttaatactttataataataattataataataatgtattaaacaaaatgtaatttttattcttatattttttaaacctgtgtaaatatttctttttcttttattttattggtttGAAAATATAACTTTTCATATCTGCACACaagaaaacctaaaaaaaagggtctgaaagaaaatatttacaATTCTTGCGCTTTTTGGAACTGCTTTTGTTTACTGCATTGCAATTATAAaaactgcaataataataataataaatccagtCGGTTTGTGGTTCGTCTGTGGTATTGTGCTGGTTTCCTGCTTCTTGTGTAAATTCTGCGACACTAGTCTCTGCTGCAGAAGCCGAATGCGACGTTTCTGTACCGAAACCCTGCAGATAAAGCTGTGCTGCATCTACAGCACAGTTACAGAAATAtgactttataaataaaccagTCCGTCAGGCTCTGGGTTCTTCTCTGGTATTGGACGAAAGAACCAGTTCCTGCACCTCTCACTTCAGAACGAACTTGAATGTGCAGAAAGAGAAATGTGGAGCCTGTCGGGAGGTCAGGGCGCCTCTGATGTTAGATTAGCCGCACTGGGTACCACCCCGGGAGGGGGGTGGTGGGGGTTACTGATTAGAATATTTTCACCAATCCTGCCTGAAAGTACATTACAGCATGGAGCATTTGCCATGTTCCCTTGGTGTGGACTTCCTTTAGATACTGTGCTTTCTTCTTACcgcatttatttacatgtttgtaGACTTTTGAGACTCATGAATTGTTCTTTTCAGGTCCCACCAAATGGGCCGACAACTTCCCCATCGCCAACGGACCCCGGCAGTCTCCCATCAACATCGTTCCGAACCAGGCGCAGTACGACTCCTCTCTGAAACCCCTGAAGCTGAAGTACGACCCCGCCACCTCCAAGGACATTCTCAACAACGGCCATTCGTTCCAggtcaactttgaggatgacGACGACAGAACAAGTTAGTGCATGTTGCTAGGACATAAAAGCGTGTCAGATTCATTTCCTGTTTCCATAGCTGTTAATAATCACACATAAAACATCCTGGTCCAATAACAAATGCTCAATTTACATCCCGAAGGTTCACGTATCACTGAATTCACTTCCTCTGCTTGATTAAAGACGTCTGGTACATGTTAATGTGAGTTCCACTGGTCTCACGAACCACCACGGACCAGAAGTCTGAATTCATACcagtgtgtaaaataaatacaataaatttgGGCTCTCAGTGTAGCTCAGATTCTGTGATTTCCTCGTGGACGCAGTGTTTTGGCGCCTGCGTGTCTCATCAGCTACAGAAAAAGGTGGAAAATTGCAGCCTGAAATAAACGCTCTGGTCCTGAGACGGGTTTCAGTAGGAGTTTGAAGTGGCGCTTCTTATCCGAGACGCCACGTCAACAGACACACCGATGACAGGAGGTTCTACAGAAACGCCGAGTCTgtgtttagctgctttagaaTGAGATAAATGTTTATAACTGCGCTCGTAATTAAAAGAAATGATGCTCTGGCTGTGCTGTGAGTGTAATTTAGTTTGGATTGTTgtttggaaggttgctggttcatgtTTTGGTTTATAAACTTTCTGCAAAGCTAAACTGGAAGCTATAAGTGATCAGTGTCCCATAACGAGGTTGGAATCAGGGGCACAAGTTCCTCTGCATGTCAAAACATCTCTTTTTGGACCCGTTTTAGTGCTGGAGTGAAAAAGTTGCAACAAAGTGTGCAGCATTTCATCGATTTTATATCAATGATGTTACACAGGGTGTGGTGGCGATTTGGAAAAACCTGGATTTATGGAATtggcaccatcaccaagctacgACTGATGAAACCCTTGATCTGGACATTAGCATGAAGAAAGAAGCAGAAAGATGCATCGTTCAGTCTCTTTAGGACAAGTGcatcaaaaaaagaaaactgaactgctgaaaatctctgctgaagatgatcaccactgatcGAGTGGACGAGACGGCCAGAACATAAAATAAGCTCCTGAACCAGATTAAGTCCTGCGAGTTAGGTTATTTTACATTGGGTGTGTCATGAGGTGTTCACATGACGACATTGTGACTGGATTTGTCACGTTATTAGGGGCTAGTCTGCTTGGAGGGCATTGGAAAAGGACCTATCTGTgtagccaaccatcacaaagtcaTGAGTAGTTGTTAGGAGAGAAactttattgaaatgtttatgtACAGCGTACAAAACAGtgtataaactgtgtgtgtgtgtgtgtgtgcagtcctGACGGGTGGACCCATCACTGGTGTATACAGACTGAAGCAGTTTCACTTTCACTGGGGCTCCAGCGACGACAAGGGGTCCGAGCACACGATCAACGGCACCAAGTACCCCTGCGAGGTAAAAACCAACACAAATTATACAATCATTAAATCAGCATCAGCTGATCCGGTAACAGAGCTGTGAGGAATTTTAGGACATTGGTTTGTGAAATGACCGACGTGGACACcccttgtgagaagcttctcagaagactggctgctgtttttttttaatactgttagATTTGAAACCAGACCtctgacaagctcacggtcaggcgtctgaatacttttggccatccaGTGTACGCACCCAAGCTCaggctgttttttgttttgcccgTGAGAAGATCTCCTTCAGGAAGTCTCTGATCatcttctgcatttttttttaaccacagGTGCTTTTAGTGCTGAGTCAAACCAATCCCACAGACCCCAAACCTCGAGCTGGTTTCCTCTTCGGCTTTTCATGCTCATTTCTCACGGCCGTGTGTTTCCTTCTGCCCTCAGCTTCATCTGGTGCACTGGAACACCAAGTATGCCAACTTCGGCGAGGCGGTCAACAAGCCCGACGGTCTGGCGGTGGTGGGAATTTTCCTGAAGGTCAGTATCTCTCTGGGATCGTAAATTGGGGTAGTAGTATTCAGTGGTTGcccctgttggacccctgagcaaagctgCAAAGCCCTTAAATCTAAAATTGCTTGCATGGTTTTCGATCATAACTGTCGAAAGACCAAATTCCCATGAATGCgtagagttggaacaggatgtctaacaaggtcattgtcaggtgtccacattcttttgactAGTGCTTTTTTTGTCCATCTCAGATCGGCTCTGCGAATCCACGACTGCAGAAAGTGATCGACGCCTTCGACAACATCAAAGCCAAGGTGCGTTTTGAGTTTTGAATCCTGAATCGTGCGTTTGGTGATTTTACTGGCTCACGTCTCACGTTTCTGCTTCTCCTTCCTTCAGAACCAGCAGACCACGTTTTCCAACTTTGACCCCAAGAACCTGCTGCCCGCCACTCTGCACTACTGGACGTACGAGGGTTCCCTCACCACGCCCCCTCTGCTTGAGAGCGTCACCTGGATCGTCCTCAAAGACCCCATCAGCGTCAGCCCTGTACAGGTATTCAGCTAGCTTCGTTTGGCATTGTTTAAATCGCCCCAGTGGTGACTAAAAGCCCGTCAGTCCTGATCTGAGCATCTGAACGTACCGATGGCAAAGATGCATAGATTTTCAGGTATCTGTTTTTGATTCTGAGAACATCAGGCTACCAGAACCATCCTCGACCATAGGGTACActgttgttgggtttgaatgcTTCACTTCTGGTCATTGGGACTTTTTATAGTGACATGAAGCTCGCtttactgtggacagtgaccCCAGGTTGCAGTTAGATTCGACAAActccaaaataaaattaataagtaaataaaatcttGTGCTAATGATTCGACCGGTGCTGTGAGCTGTGTAgggtagtgagtgtgtgtgcggggTAGAGGTTGGCATTCAGTACAAACAGGAAGTCAGTTTAGCGCTCTGCAGAGTTTCCTGTGGGTTTCCTGTCATCTGAAGTTGTGAAAGTTCAGACGGCGGGCGCGTATGTCATTTACATGAGTTGGGGTTTTCTGAAAATCTGCTGGGTAGAATTTTGGCAGTGGAAAAAGTTCTATACCATTAATAAACACGTCAGCTGGTGAATTCTCTGTGCCCGTACGAACAGGGCTGGTTGGACTGCCCCCGGTTAGACTGATTTACAGGCCTACAAACACTAGGAGACTGAGACCTGATCCCATAAAGTTTTTCACAGGTCACATGATTTGTACATACAATTATCCGTAAGTACAGACTACATGGAATAGTGGTCTTATTGCCAAggttgaaaaaaaaatacaagattCTGTTCACATTCGAGCCAGCTTTACTGCTGATCACATGATCACTACCTGGCAGCCTCTAGGACTGTTacgtaaagcttgcttgactgtggacagataACACTAAGTACAGCAACGTCTCTGCTCAGATCTCTTACAAATATTACCCAAAcattcattaatattaatattatgtattcatttgtttaattaatattattaattattaattaaactgATGCACCTTTGATTCTCCTGTTCTCTCTGTATTCATAGATGGACAAATTCAGGAGTTTGCTGTTCAGCTCAGATGAAGAGAGCCCTTGCTGCATGATGGACAACTACAGACCCCCTCAGCCCCTCAAAGGGCGCAAAGTGCGCTCCAACTTTAAGTAAAGCCCAGAACCTGTGCCCATGCCTGCCCGCCGCCACCTGCCTGAACGCCTGCCCACCAATCACAGTGCTCTCTTGATTACTAAACGCTCCCTGTAATGCTTTTACCACACGGgcattgtttatttctacattatTCTAAGTTCTGAAAGGGTTTATTTAAACTGACTTGTCTAATTGGTTCAAATAACTCATTTTGTTAGTTCAAAGGAATCTACTCATTTGAATTTGTTGGTAACTTAAAGTCTGAACGAACACAAGTGTGTGAATCTATTTGCTCTTTTGTTAAAATGAACAGACTGATTGAACAAACTAACTCATTTTAATTGATTTtgatgaatatgtgtgtgtttttaactgAAGTAGTTGACTCCTTTGAACTGACTCATTTGAATCTGTCGGTTCTTTCCgattcagaaataaataaagtgctTAGAAACTAATTACTTACATGAGATGAGATGTTTTACATgtgcttaaataaataacatattttaaattatgaagtaacaaaaaatgtatttatgtaatttaacgaatttgttgttttgtttttttgtttacatgaaTCGACTCACTTGAACGAGCTTATTTTCCGTCTTTCATGAtgaatcgattcattttacgTAGTTAATATTGTTCATATGCGTTTACttgttaatttcattaattaaaagttgtttaaatgtattagCTGAGTTTTATGCTTTCtgcaaaaagaataaaatgtgAATTTATATCAGTTACTTGATTTGTATGTAAGAAGGAATCAAGGTAAATAAAGTGCATATTTATTCTGAAATGAGTGTAAATGGTTTTAATCTTTTGATTGTTTAATTCACAATTCATTATATGTGATGCATCTGTTGATTCACACACAAGGACCAACAAAATGCTGTTAGTCCCGGATCTTTGTACCTTCATGGATGAGTTGGCTCTAAGGTCTTGGATATATTTTAGCAGGCTGGCCACTTTCCTGGTAGATTcacttgttttgtgttttgacaTAATGGCTCTCACTATGGTTCAGTGGAGTGCTCAGATCTTTGTCTTCAGCCCCTcttaacagctttgggatggaccggaacatcaacatcagtgttCAGCCTTACAAATGctgactaaatggacacaaattcccacagacatatttcaaagtctcGTGAGAAGACTGAAAAGCTGACaacgggatgtccaacaagctcatggtccggtgtccgaatacttttggcacagatagtgtttgttgtgtttttactctTTGTGCAACATCATGTTTAAATAAACTGGTGTAATAACCTGCTGTAACTGGTTATTATTTACTCGCCTGTCAGGTCCTTTGAGACAGGGAGTGGACGTCAATCACCTGACAGAGGAGCAGCCAGTGATGATGACATTTCACCCTCAGAAaaacctcagttgatgttct encodes:
- the cahz gene encoding carbonic anhydrase → MSHGWGYSTHDGPTKWADNFPIANGPRQSPINIVPNQAQYDSSLKPLKLKYDPATSKDILNNGHSFQVNFEDDDDRTILTGGPITGVYRLKQFHFHWGSSDDKGSEHTINGTKYPCELHLVHWNTKYANFGEAVNKPDGLAVVGIFLKIGSANPRLQKVIDAFDNIKAKNQQTTFSNFDPKNLLPATLHYWTYEGSLTTPPLLESVTWIVLKDPISVSPVQMDKFRSLLFSSDEESPCCMMDNYRPPQPLKGRKVRSNFK